From one Agathobaculum sp. NTUH-O15-33 genomic stretch:
- a CDS encoding CBS domain-containing protein produces MNISFFLKPKGEVSYLFEDCTVRQAMTDMLESGFTAIPVIDHKGLYVGTINEGDFLRAVLHFTPEELDQITVGQIERRVCHRTVSIDARMEDLVDLVTEQNFVPVADGRGMFSGIVTRHDVLQYLRGQKK; encoded by the coding sequence ATGAACATTTCCTTTTTCCTCAAGCCCAAGGGCGAGGTCTCGTACTTATTTGAGGACTGCACCGTGCGGCAGGCCATGACGGATATGCTGGAAAGCGGTTTTACCGCAATCCCCGTGATTGATCACAAGGGGCTATACGTGGGCACGATCAACGAAGGGGATTTCCTTCGCGCGGTGCTGCACTTTACCCCGGAGGAGCTCGACCAGATCACCGTCGGGCAGATCGAACGGCGCGTATGCCACCGCACCGTCAGCATCGACGCGCGCATGGAGGATTTGGTCGATCTGGTGACCGAGCAGAACTTTGTGCCCGTCGCGGATGGGCGCGGTATGTTCAGCGGTATCGTCACCCGGCACGATGTGCTGCAATATCTGCGCGGGCAGAAAAAGTAA